A DNA window from Candidatus Eremiobacterota bacterium contains the following coding sequences:
- a CDS encoding methyltransferase domain-containing protein, whose protein sequence is MYLLIAPRGTHEKGNFYGHQVIDGKVLVFKQYWWHLFRRLGWRDITPPGWGGRSTRPAGLKKVLHIHHSAFGDMLFLTPLFKALAEKYPGITQAVLTGRKGAMVLEGNPWVSEVRIDKDLPDRDEIPQIDDIVQLDEIEHYDDIINYDGMVTIFPECELTNVYDVSAEWAGIELENHQKKPEMHFLDHEQAGADALLASWGIRPGDRYVMMQYDASSNVRTIPLMTLLDLAERIAADGYKVILFGGGDLARKVIYRCSACGRRNLARPAERIREIKVNCPCGVRAEVQQGYNGSHELFFIDPEKVTIRTTALLIREAAALVGPDSCGIHLAACFEKPSLGIFYSFDGDLRMRYYRNARCMQVDVPCGPCFQHGKRRCRYHDISGFSRCLEKLTAESIYQEFASMMRGEQSPMALPFVPPPARPCPVCTSGSRYYICRKKTVCYYECSQCGAFYTDREVEEPAQRVENSPDKSLLMGIERRLRRIGKLLHEKFFGPGARALEVGTGAGHTLDELQRRGWETEGIDRATFLDFRTEKHYTLLWMNKVFERFHHPREVFRHAFEILVEGGVFAMQVTDGGEWREDRFRSRWGGINASYAGEYSVIPDEGSLRFLSGHSGFEYLGREAMSEPGFLFIAFRKETGAG, encoded by the coding sequence ATGTATCTGCTCATAGCTCCCAGGGGGACACATGAGAAGGGGAACTTTTATGGCCACCAGGTTATCGATGGCAAGGTCCTGGTCTTCAAGCAGTACTGGTGGCACCTCTTCAGGCGGCTGGGGTGGAGAGACATCACGCCACCCGGATGGGGCGGGAGAAGCACCAGGCCTGCCGGCCTGAAGAAGGTGCTTCATATACACCACAGCGCATTTGGCGATATGCTCTTTCTTACACCCCTGTTCAAAGCCCTTGCAGAAAAATATCCAGGCATCACTCAGGCAGTGTTGACGGGCAGGAAGGGCGCCATGGTTCTTGAGGGCAATCCCTGGGTGTCAGAGGTAAGGATTGACAAAGACTTGCCCGATCGTGATGAAATTCCACAGATCGATGACATTGTGCAACTCGATGAAATTGAGCACTATGATGACATCATCAACTACGACGGCATGGTCACCATATTCCCCGAGTGCGAGCTGACGAATGTCTATGATGTCTCTGCAGAATGGGCGGGGATTGAGCTTGAGAATCACCAGAAGAAGCCCGAAATGCACTTTCTTGATCATGAGCAGGCTGGTGCCGATGCGCTTCTTGCCTCGTGGGGAATCAGGCCCGGCGACAGGTATGTCATGATGCAGTATGATGCCTCGTCGAATGTGCGCACTATCCCCCTTATGACCCTTCTTGACCTTGCAGAGAGGATAGCGGCAGACGGCTACAAGGTGATTCTTTTCGGTGGCGGCGACCTGGCAAGGAAAGTGATCTACAGATGCAGCGCATGCGGCAGGAGAAATCTCGCCAGGCCGGCAGAGAGAATCAGGGAGATTAAGGTTAACTGCCCCTGCGGGGTAAGGGCCGAGGTACAGCAGGGGTACAACGGCAGCCATGAACTCTTTTTCATTGATCCCGAGAAGGTGACCATCAGGACCACCGCGCTTCTTATCAGAGAGGCTGCGGCTCTTGTCGGCCCTGATTCATGCGGGATACACCTGGCGGCGTGCTTTGAAAAGCCTTCCCTGGGGATTTTCTATAGCTTTGACGGTGATCTCAGGATGAGATATTACCGGAATGCACGGTGCATGCAGGTTGATGTGCCCTGCGGACCCTGTTTCCAGCATGGAAAGAGACGGTGCAGGTACCACGACATCTCAGGATTTTCGCGGTGCCTGGAAAAGCTGACCGCAGAATCCATCTATCAGGAATTCGCCTCGATGATGAGGGGTGAGCAAAGCCCCATGGCCCTTCCCTTTGTCCCCCCTCCGGCGCGGCCATGCCCGGTCTGCACCTCGGGGTCACGCTATTATATCTGCAGGAAGAAGACCGTCTGCTACTATGAATGCTCTCAATGCGGGGCATTTTATACTGACAGGGAGGTCGAGGAGCCGGCACAAAGAGTTGAAAACTCCCCTGATAAATCTCTTCTCATGGGTATCGAGCGCAGGCTCAGGAGAATAGGCAAGCTCCTCCACGAGAAATTTTTCGGGCCCGGCGCCCGCGCCCTTGAGGTCGGGACCGGCGCAGGGCACACCCTCGATGAGCTGCAGCGCCGGGGATGGGAGACTGAGGGAATTGACCGCGCAACTTTTCTCGATTTCCGCACGGAGAAGCACTATACCCTTCTCTGGATGAACAAGGTCTTCGAGCGCTTCCATCATCCTCGTGAGGTGTTCCGCCACGCCTTCGAAATCCTTGTGGAAGGCGGGGTTTTCGCCATGCAGGTCACCGATGGCGGCGAGTGGAGAGAGGACCGGTTCAGGTCGCGCTGGGGCGGTATCAATGCCTCCTATGCCGGAGAATATTCGGTCATTCCCGATGAAGGGTCCCTGAGATTCCTGAGCGGGCACTCGGGCTTTGAATATCTGGGGAGAGAGGCGATGAGCGAGCCCGGCTTCCTGTTCATAGCATTCAGAAAGGAAACGGGTGCGGGATGA
- a CDS encoding ankyrin repeat domain-containing protein — MQRILIFSMVFVIIIAGAVFSAPIHDAAEKGDLAGVKALLKKDPGLLNARDREGATPLILAIGRGKDETALYLISLGADVKAKNRYGATALHYASMKGKAAVIKLLISKGADVHAKDYEFSTTPLHLAASEGNREAAAALISGGANMKARGKYGQTPLHNAAHGHKEVLALLLESGADIQEKDRNGWSPLHFAARSNDAEEARLLIARGAEVNAQDREGMTPLHMCTFHDSGGMECAEILIEAGAKVSSKAKLNVTPLHTACSGGNIDKVSLLVAKGAEVKARDTDGDTPLHCAVGSSAVQSEEGICRTVELLIKAGADPNARNGKGKTPMALAQDSGLTKVIACLKACGGK; from the coding sequence ATGCAGAGAATCCTTATCTTTTCAATGGTTTTTGTCATCATCATTGCGGGAGCGGTCTTTTCCGCCCCCATTCACGATGCCGCGGAAAAGGGCGATCTTGCCGGGGTGAAGGCCCTCCTGAAGAAAGACCCGGGCCTTCTCAACGCCCGGGACCGCGAGGGCGCCACTCCTCTGATCCTGGCAATAGGCCGCGGGAAGGATGAGACAGCCCTCTATCTGATAAGCCTCGGAGCCGACGTGAAAGCGAAAAACCGGTACGGCGCCACGGCGCTCCACTACGCCTCAATGAAGGGAAAGGCAGCAGTAATAAAGCTCCTTATCTCAAAAGGCGCCGACGTTCACGCGAAGGATTACGAGTTCAGCACGACTCCCCTTCACCTTGCGGCGTCGGAGGGAAACAGGGAGGCCGCAGCGGCCCTTATCTCAGGAGGCGCGAACATGAAAGCGCGGGGCAAGTACGGCCAGACGCCCCTCCATAATGCCGCCCACGGCCACAAGGAGGTACTGGCGCTCCTCCTCGAAAGCGGCGCCGACATCCAGGAAAAGGACAGGAACGGCTGGAGCCCCCTCCATTTCGCGGCCCGCTCCAATGATGCCGAGGAGGCCCGCCTGCTTATCGCCAGGGGCGCTGAGGTGAACGCGCAGGACAGGGAAGGGATGACGCCCCTTCATATGTGCACCTTTCATGACAGCGGCGGCATGGAGTGCGCAGAGATACTTATAGAGGCAGGCGCAAAGGTGAGCTCGAAGGCCAAATTGAATGTCACCCCTCTTCATACTGCATGCTCCGGCGGCAATATTGACAAGGTCAGCCTTCTGGTGGCAAAAGGGGCCGAGGTGAAGGCGCGCGATACCGACGGGGACACGCCGCTCCACTGCGCGGTAGGCTCGTCAGCCGTTCAGAGCGAGGAAGGTATCTGCAGAACAGTGGAGCTTCTGATAAAAGCGGGCGCCGACCCAAATGCCCGCAACGGCAAAGGGAAGACCCCCATGGCACTCGCACAGGACAGCGGCCTCACGAAGGTGATAGCATGCCTGAAGGCCTGCGGGGGGAAATAA
- a CDS encoding polymer-forming cytoskeletal family protein, producing the protein MGKSGFLAGAVMALLLLALLFLLCEPCQAGNYLRRNGSIVAEIDGSCFRVKGTIVGEYDGNYVRKSGSIIGQIGDDNYIRRSGLIIGQIDGDYLRSNGSILYEVDSSGYVRKSGSIYMQCDGYDRSLIKALAAYLFFFDR; encoded by the coding sequence ATGGGGAAAAGCGGTTTTCTTGCAGGAGCCGTTATGGCTCTCCTCTTGCTGGCACTGCTTTTTCTGCTGTGCGAGCCCTGCCAGGCAGGCAACTACCTGCGCAGGAATGGATCCATAGTAGCGGAAATCGATGGGAGCTGCTTCAGGGTGAAAGGCACCATCGTCGGGGAATATGACGGGAACTACGTGCGTAAAAGCGGCAGCATCATTGGGCAGATTGGCGATGACAACTATATCAGGAGGAGCGGATTGATAATCGGGCAGATTGACGGGGATTACCTGAGATCAAACGGCTCAATCCTCTATGAGGTTGATTCCAGCGGCTACGTGCGTAAAAGCGGCAGCATCTATATGCAGTGTGACGGCTATGACCGCTCCCTTATAAAAGCGCTGGCGGCATACCTCTTCTTCTTTGACAGATAA